The following are encoded in a window of Balaenoptera ricei isolate mBalRic1 chromosome 1, mBalRic1.hap2, whole genome shotgun sequence genomic DNA:
- the NDUFS5 gene encoding NADH dehydrogenase [ubiquinone] iron-sulfur protein 5 encodes MPFFDVQKRLGLDLDRWMTVQSAEQPHKIPGRCHAFEKEWIECAHGIGGIRAEKECKIEFDDFVECLLRQKTMKRLSAIKRQRDKLIKEGKYTPPPQHLGKEDPRP; translated from the exons ATGCCTTTCTTTGACGTGCAGAAAAGGCTGGGTCTTGACTTAGACCGCTGGATGACAGTCCAGAGTGCTGAGCAGCCTCACAAGATTCCAGGTCGATGCCAtgcttttgaaaaagaatggatagagTGTGCACATGGTATTGGTGGTATTCGCGCGGAGAAAGAGTGCAAGATAGAATTCGATGATTTCGTAGAGTGTCTGCTTCGACAGAAAACG ATGAAACGTCTGAGTGCCATCAAGAGGCAGCGGGATAAGCTAATAAAGGAAGGGAAGTACACACCTCCACCTCAGCACTTGGGCAAGGAGGATCCTCGGCCCTGA